One stretch of Lytechinus variegatus isolate NC3 chromosome 17, Lvar_3.0, whole genome shotgun sequence DNA includes these proteins:
- the LOC121431106 gene encoding ADP-ribosylation factor-related protein 1-like, whose amino-acid sequence MFSLLYGLWQFMFRRDEFFILILGLDNAGKTTFLEQAQMQFVRGYKAKALDKITTTVGLNIGKIDTSSIRLMFWDLGGQEELQALWDKYYAESHGLIYVVDSSDPGRLEESRIAFEQMLESEALMGVPLLVLSNKQDVEGHLPAEEVKKEFNKTAKLMGHRACRLQPVSALTGEGVHEGIAWLVDSVKHNAPWRPPREAEIH is encoded by the exons ATGTTTTCTCTTCTCTATGGGTTATGGCAGTTCATGTTCAGACGAGATGAGTTCTTTATTCTCATCCTTGGTTTAGACAACGCTGGTAAAACG ACCTTCTTAGAACAAGCACAGATGCAATTTGTGAGGGGATACAAGGCTAAGGCACTGGACAAAATTACTACCACTGTTGGCCTAAATA TTGGAAAGATTGATACCTCATCAATTCGGTTGATGTTCTGGGACCTCGGTGGGCAAGAGGAGCTGCAGGCATTGTGGGATAAG TATTATGCTGAATCTCATGGATTGATCTATGTAGTAGATTCCTCAGACCCTGGTAGGTTAGAAGAATCAAGAATAGCTTTTG AGCAGATGTTAGAAAGTGAAGCATTGATGGGAGTACCTCTTCTTGTCTTATCAAACAAACAAGATGTCGAG ggTCATCTTCCGGCAGAAGAAGTGAAGAAAGAATTCAACAAGACAGCGAAGCTGATGGGTCACAGAGCGTGTCGGTTACAACCAGTATCTGCATTAACTGG AGAAGGAGTTCATGAAGGTATTGCATGGCTTGTAGATAGTGTCAAACACAACGCACCATGGAGACCGCCTAGGGAAGCAGAAATTCATTGA